One part of the Tenacibaculum sp. 190130A14a genome encodes these proteins:
- a CDS encoding site-specific integrase produces the protein MARVRLVLDTRESSKSSTTGLYPIALRVFHRKARLIRLSFYTSNVGWDSTLTKFKKSALANKNQNCDYINKELYTLLHKAKKLLDELGESLKSIHVDSLVEHIKLIWEEGEQSTIKKKIINNISLEEWGKTLIARKLKAKKPGTAKWYRGGIDAIKKFNADNDIKLYDITVTFLTDFQAHHEHIGNSNNCISSYLRAVRAIYNSAIKEDEFEPIKNSFIHYKIPKSGRTKKRGISKEKILSIRKLHYEIDSELWHTKNYALTMFNCRGMNFIDLAKLKVNAINNERLQYGRSKTGEPLSVKITDELAQILNYYLTREKDEDDFIFPVGYDGSPETYKHYLSHRRRVNKLLKIIAKDAGIEENLTTYTIRHSWATIAKYMGISTEVISESLGHNSLKTTEIYLKSFHNDVLDEANKMIVS, from the coding sequence ATGGCACGTGTAAGACTCGTTTTAGATACCAGAGAATCATCAAAAAGTAGTACAACTGGATTGTATCCAATTGCGCTACGTGTCTTCCATCGTAAAGCCAGACTTATACGCCTTTCATTTTATACTTCTAATGTCGGTTGGGATTCTACATTAACCAAATTCAAAAAATCTGCCTTAGCAAATAAAAACCAAAATTGTGATTACATAAATAAAGAGCTATATACACTACTCCACAAAGCCAAAAAACTACTTGATGAACTTGGAGAATCACTTAAATCAATTCATGTTGATAGTCTTGTAGAACATATAAAGTTAATCTGGGAAGAAGGTGAACAATCGACTATAAAAAAGAAAATAATCAACAATATTTCTTTAGAGGAATGGGGAAAAACATTAATCGCACGAAAACTAAAAGCTAAGAAACCAGGAACCGCAAAATGGTATAGAGGAGGAATTGATGCGATTAAAAAATTTAATGCAGATAACGATATCAAGCTCTATGATATTACTGTTACATTTTTAACGGACTTTCAAGCTCATCATGAGCATATTGGAAATTCTAATAACTGTATTAGCTCTTACCTAAGAGCAGTCAGAGCCATATATAATAGTGCCATTAAGGAAGATGAGTTTGAACCTATTAAAAACTCATTTATCCATTACAAAATTCCAAAGTCAGGAAGAACTAAAAAACGTGGAATTTCAAAAGAGAAGATTCTATCCATACGAAAACTTCATTATGAAATAGACTCGGAACTATGGCATACAAAAAATTATGCGTTAACTATGTTCAACTGTCGAGGAATGAACTTTATAGACTTAGCTAAATTAAAGGTAAATGCAATTAATAATGAGCGATTGCAATATGGACGAAGTAAAACTGGAGAGCCTCTGTCTGTAAAAATTACTGATGAGCTTGCTCAAATTTTAAACTATTACCTCACAAGAGAAAAAGATGAAGATGATTTCATTTTCCCTGTTGGATATGATGGAAGTCCCGAAACCTATAAACATTATCTTTCACATAGGAGACGCGTCAATAAACTATTAAAAATAATTGCAAAAGATGCAGGAATCGAAGAAAACCTAACTACATACACTATAAGACATTCCTGGGCAACAATAGCAAAATACATGGGGATTTCTACTGAAGTAATTAGTGAAAGCTTAGGGCATAATTCATTAAAAACTACTGAAATATATCTTAAAAGTTTTCATAACGACGTTTTAGATGAAGCTAATAAAATGATCGTCAGCTAG
- a CDS encoding DUF4238 domain-containing protein produces MSGNLVKRQHFVPRTYLKHFSIQDGQEYLIHALPEKAIKKEAIFQSNIKNVALEKHLYTLPGETVEQKMAVERFYSDELEQHYDAIYQILTDPDKTELTNEERELIISTVVTMYYRTTKWVNASRDLMRRAFKQAFALCKQTGKDYFTFGDEKVSIAGKNLEEFTRDYNKERQPGMIITQLEVAIELIKVRLKNDSICVIKIDDENLELVTSDNPVIASNNKPERFAPFDPSNILKLPLDSQHILMLMPECPEGLLNRIWRRISKRPFSEIEKLTANYSQMQNSEKFMFGSKSALESYLTTKQESERPLEEGESMAEVFARLKELGL; encoded by the coding sequence ATGTCAGGAAATTTAGTTAAGCGTCAACACTTTGTTCCTAGAACTTATCTAAAGCACTTTAGTATTCAAGATGGACAAGAATATCTTATTCATGCTCTTCCTGAAAAAGCAATAAAAAAAGAAGCTATTTTTCAATCGAATATCAAGAATGTTGCTTTAGAAAAACATCTTTATACACTCCCAGGAGAAACGGTTGAACAAAAAATGGCAGTTGAGAGATTCTACTCTGATGAACTTGAGCAACATTATGATGCAATTTATCAAATTTTAACAGATCCAGATAAAACAGAGCTAACAAACGAAGAAAGAGAATTAATCATTTCTACAGTGGTTACAATGTATTATAGAACAACTAAATGGGTAAATGCCAGTAGAGATCTAATGAGGAGGGCTTTTAAACAAGCTTTCGCGCTCTGTAAACAAACGGGGAAAGATTATTTCACTTTTGGGGATGAAAAAGTGTCTATAGCTGGAAAAAATCTTGAAGAGTTTACAAGAGATTATAATAAAGAAAGACAACCAGGAATGATTATAACGCAATTAGAAGTTGCTATCGAGCTGATTAAAGTAAGACTTAAAAATGATTCAATCTGTGTTATAAAAATTGATGATGAAAATTTAGAATTAGTAACTAGTGATAATCCTGTAATTGCGTCAAATAATAAACCTGAAAGATTTGCTCCATTTGACCCATCGAACATATTAAAGCTTCCGTTAGATTCTCAGCATATTTTAATGTTGATGCCTGAATGCCCAGAAGGGCTTCTAAATAGAATATGGAGAAGAATAAGCAAAAGGCCTTTTTCAGAAATAGAAAAATTAACAGCCAACTATTCACAAATGCAGAATTCAGAAAAATTTATGTTTGGTTCAAAAAGTGCTCTTGAATCATATTTGACAACTAAACAGGAATCTGAACGACCTCTTGAAGAAGGTGAATCAATGGCAGAGGTTTTTGCAAGATTAAAAGAACTAGGACTGTAA
- a CDS encoding DUF4138 domain-containing protein yields MNKYIITLLFALICSTLNAQQQLDTIYANEHKNVALFFPKPIRQGITGASHFVFTYNREKEQYFGLLQAQPGTDSNLLTVTNDGRIYSYILRYRRNLPKLNYFVGDMESIGNEMRKTIKEKPGILPISEERKRVSFFEKFSKYLLKLKSENLKTKRKKGLKLRLQKMVYQGDEVYLVLEFSNNSGIDFEIDYLNIYRVNGNKRRKSSYQKLLQKVVYEHELLGMIKNKDSNRFVFVLPKFVLGDNERLEIELQELKGNRKVVLKFN; encoded by the coding sequence ATGAATAAATATATAATTACATTGTTGTTTGCTTTAATTTGTTCAACTCTAAATGCACAACAACAATTAGACACTATTTATGCCAATGAGCATAAAAATGTAGCACTGTTTTTTCCTAAACCTATCAGACAGGGCATTACTGGAGCTTCACATTTTGTGTTTACATACAATCGTGAAAAAGAGCAATACTTTGGGTTACTACAGGCGCAACCAGGAACTGATAGTAATTTATTAACTGTTACCAATGATGGTCGTATTTATTCCTACATACTTAGGTATAGAAGAAATCTTCCAAAGTTGAATTATTTTGTTGGTGATATGGAAAGTATTGGTAATGAAATGAGAAAGACTATAAAAGAAAAGCCAGGTATACTGCCAATTTCTGAAGAAAGGAAAAGAGTTTCGTTTTTTGAGAAGTTTAGTAAATATCTCTTGAAATTAAAGTCGGAAAATCTAAAAACTAAACGAAAGAAAGGACTAAAATTACGTCTACAAAAGATGGTATATCAAGGTGATGAAGTCTATTTGGTTTTAGAGTTTTCCAACAACTCTGGAATCGATTTCGAGATTGATTACTTGAATATTTATCGCGTTAATGGTAATAAAAGAAGGAAATCTTCATATCAAAAACTACTACAGAAAGTTGTTTATGAACACGAACTTTTAGGTATGATTAAAAACAAGGATTCGAACCGATTTGTTTTTGTATTACCAAAGTTCGTTCTTGGAGATAATGAGAGACTAGAAATAGAACTTCAAGAACTAAAGGGTAATAGAAAAGTGGTTCTAAAATTTAATTGA
- the traM gene encoding conjugative transposon protein TraM: MMKMDKNKIVFAGLILCVVLFIGSYYAINFSGEEETTIENNQIPVPKLEDEQKEYKSKLEALDDLKEVRQTNAPSIYDEQLLDSTGVYDSNLLEKEKKRMIDSIYNQGKINYTNASYRKPKLPTKPIIKIKKDTVSKIEKQETAVEAKELGLEHQLFFASSPVKNEIVMNQNTDSEIFVRVDGKQTVRQNFRLQMRLMKDATINGKHLLKNSSIYGFVKFQPNRTIISIEHINHQPVKLTAHDYQDGSEGIYIENSFRAEVRQQLIGDAINDVNVPGIPQVSGIKKLFQRNNRNVRVTIADNYQLILKISKR; the protein is encoded by the coding sequence ATGATGAAAATGGACAAGAATAAAATAGTTTTCGCGGGATTGATACTTTGTGTAGTATTGTTCATTGGTTCTTATTACGCTATTAACTTTAGCGGTGAGGAAGAAACCACTATTGAAAATAATCAAATTCCTGTTCCGAAACTGGAAGACGAGCAAAAGGAATATAAGTCCAAATTAGAGGCTTTAGACGATTTAAAAGAAGTACGACAAACTAATGCGCCAAGTATCTATGATGAACAGTTATTGGATTCTACAGGAGTATATGACTCAAATCTTTTGGAGAAAGAAAAGAAACGAATGATCGATAGCATCTACAATCAAGGAAAAATAAACTATACAAACGCTTCTTATCGAAAGCCAAAACTTCCCACCAAACCGATTATTAAAATTAAAAAAGACACGGTTTCAAAAATCGAAAAACAGGAAACAGCTGTTGAAGCCAAAGAATTAGGTTTAGAACATCAACTCTTTTTTGCATCTAGTCCAGTAAAGAATGAAATCGTGATGAACCAAAACACAGATTCCGAAATATTTGTTCGTGTTGATGGGAAACAAACGGTTCGTCAAAATTTTAGATTGCAGATGCGCTTGATGAAAGATGCCACCATAAATGGAAAGCATTTATTAAAGAATTCATCTATTTATGGATTTGTAAAGTTTCAGCCCAATCGCACAATCATTTCTATTGAGCATATCAATCATCAACCTGTGAAACTTACAGCGCACGATTATCAAGATGGAAGTGAAGGTATTTACATAGAGAATAGTTTTAGAGCTGAAGTTAGACAGCAATTAATTGGTGATGCAATCAACGATGTAAATGTTCCAGGTATACCGCAAGTTTCTGGAATCAAAAAACTATTCCAACGTAACAATCGTAATGTAAGGGTTACGATTGCGGATAACTATCAATTAATCTTAAAAATCTCAAAGAGATAA
- a CDS encoding conjugal transfer protein TraK, giving the protein MKTPYKNIYNVLKLNRFIVLTVVIATVVTCIVSVLMVMKLHKETVNSAFVVNGDGSVIPLKMVSQLENLGVETLAHLDLFHNYFYNIDASNYEKNLEKALWLGNSSVDALYRQKKADGVYNRLLQYSLVQKVISIDTKIDLQNEPYGFETKTIFQINRGSVVDTYELTTSGNLIHVNRNFPKNTHGLLITNFFENQLKKLEDYEPIMGNK; this is encoded by the coding sequence ATGAAAACACCGTATAAAAATATTTACAATGTACTGAAGTTAAATCGCTTCATTGTGTTGACTGTGGTAATCGCAACAGTTGTTACTTGCATTGTTTCTGTACTAATGGTTATGAAACTGCATAAAGAAACTGTTAATAGTGCCTTTGTGGTAAATGGAGACGGAAGTGTTATTCCATTGAAGATGGTTTCTCAATTAGAAAATTTGGGCGTAGAAACATTGGCGCATTTAGATTTGTTTCATAACTATTTCTATAATATCGATGCTAGTAACTATGAAAAGAATTTAGAAAAGGCGCTGTGGCTCGGAAATAGTTCTGTAGATGCATTGTATAGACAGAAAAAAGCGGATGGAGTATACAACAGATTACTCCAGTACTCATTAGTTCAGAAAGTAATAAGTATCGATACCAAAATTGACTTACAAAATGAACCCTATGGGTTCGAGACAAAAACCATTTTTCAAATTAATAGAGGATCTGTAGTAGATACCTATGAGCTAACAACTTCAGGAAACTTAATCCATGTGAATCGCAACTTTCCAAAGAATACGCACGGATTATTGATTACCAACTTTTTTGAAAATCAACTTAAAAAACTAGAAGATTATGAGCCCATAATGGGCAATAAATAA
- a CDS encoding conjugal transfer protein yields the protein MKSKIHEYQNKFLTMSKNKIRTLVIALALTLLLPARATSQGWPVYDNTNFVSLAKQLLESGKHTTQLLKTVDFLKKQKERIEQVSNVIQQLDAVHKVVQNNQQLFNMVQGDLQEILNSPYIKPEEVNRVTESFTQIIESSMSTVQYINQILSSGNLKMSDAERAEVLKEHELKSQEMVAEVQAKTKRYREIISFRRMQDIINNRETGY from the coding sequence ATGAAATCGAAGATTCACGAATACCAAAACAAATTTTTAACAATGAGTAAAAACAAAATTAGAACATTAGTAATTGCACTAGCCTTGACACTTTTATTGCCTGCTCGTGCTACGAGCCAAGGATGGCCAGTGTATGATAACACTAACTTTGTCAGTCTAGCAAAACAACTGTTAGAATCTGGTAAACATACCACACAATTACTCAAAACAGTAGACTTTTTAAAGAAACAAAAAGAACGCATTGAGCAAGTCAGTAATGTCATTCAACAGCTTGATGCTGTTCATAAAGTTGTTCAGAATAACCAACAGCTTTTTAATATGGTACAAGGAGATTTACAAGAGATTTTAAATTCTCCCTATATCAAACCTGAAGAAGTCAATCGTGTTACAGAATCTTTTACTCAGATTATTGAAAGTTCAATGTCTACGGTTCAGTATATCAATCAAATTTTATCTAGTGGTAATCTAAAGATGAGTGACGCGGAACGTGCGGAAGTACTTAAGGAACACGAATTAAAATCGCAGGAAATGGTGGCTGAAGTTCAAGCGAAGACGAAACGTTATCGCGAAATCATTTCCTTTAGAAGAATGCAAGATATCATTAACAACAGAGAAACTGGCTATTAG